The genomic segment TCATATTCTATATGAGTGGATAGAGAGTTACAAACTCCTTGGCATTGAAGGTCTAAAATTAAAGCCGAAGAAGAAAAAGAGGCTTTCATATGAAGAAAAATGCAAAATAGTTCGTGATTATCAGGAAAGTGAATTAACTTTGTTCCAGCTTTCAGCCAAATATCAATTGTCAAGCTCGATAATTGGCAATTGGGTTAAATTGGTTGAGCGAAATGGATTTGAAGCACTGGAATCTCGACGATCCAGGCATTTCCAAACTGGTGAGCATATGGTTAAACGACTACCAAAAGAAG from the Prevotella sp. E15-22 genome contains:
- a CDS encoding helix-turn-helix domain-containing protein, translated to MSAIGFVFQGESARSVSRRLHLGHHILYEWIESYKLLGIEGLKLKPKKKKRLSYEEKCKIVRDYQESELTLFQLSAKYQLSSSIIGNWVKLVERNGFEALESRRSRHFQTGEHMVKRLPKEEYEKENERLRKENERLRLENLLLKKVRALVEERETQNRAIGRKPSKN